The DNA window TTTGCAGAAGACCGCCTCGATCGGACCGGTGTCGAGGCCGGGCGGAAAGTCCGCACCCGGGGTTCCGGCGAGGCAGTGTGGTGGCCAGGACGACGAAAAGTCCGGCCGGTCGGAAAAGTGATCCCCCGGGTCGACGTGGCAGTCCTTGGTGGCCACGACGTGCCGGTAGCCCGGTCCGGCCGCCAGGTAGTCGTTGATCGCCGACGCCAGCGCGGCGCCGCCGGCGACCGCCAGCGCGCCACCCTCGCAGAAGTCGTTCTGCACGTCGACGATGACCAACGCCCGCACGGGTCCACCCTATCGCCGCCGCACCCCTGTCAGCTGGGAATACGGGCCCCGGATTCGCGCTGCGGACGGGGCGGTTTGTTTGCGGGCGCGTGGGGTAACCAGGCTGCCATGTTGATCCGCAGAATCGCGCGGCCGCTGTTGTCGGCCGTGTTCATCGGGCAAGGAATCGATTCACTGCTCAACCCCAAGGCCGCGGCCGAGGCCGCGGCGCCCGCGGTGGGTGGCCTCCAGTCGTTGCCGGATCCGGTGGGCAGCAGCGTTCCGAGCGACCCGCAGACCGTCGCGCAGATCACCGCGGCGGTCCAGGTCGGGGGTGGCCTGCTGCTCGCCACCGGGCGGATGCCGCGCGTCGCCTCGGCGGCGCTGGCTTTCACCGTGTTGCCGGGCAACCTGGGCGCGCACATGTTCTGGAGCGAGACCGACCCGCAGCGCAAAGCCGAGAAGCGCAAGGATTTCCTGACCGACCTCAGCCTGCTGGGCGGTCTGATGATCGCGGCCGCCGACACCGCGGGCAAGCCGTCGCTGGGGTGGCGCGGCCGCCGGGCGGCCGAGCGCCTCACCGACAAGGTGTCCTCGGCGCTGCCGGACCTCTCGGACACGGTCGGCCCCGACCTCGACGAGCTCGGCGAGAAGATCGTGCACGGGTTGCAGGCGCGCGCCGAACGCGGCCGCGAACTGGCTGGCGAGGCCGTCGAAAGGGCCGAACCGCTGACGAAGAAGGCCCGCAAACGCGGCGAGAAACTGGCTTCTCAGGCCGCCGAGATCGCCGAGCAGCCTTGGGCCCGGTCCGCCCTCGAGCGCGGCCGCGACCTGGCCGACACCGCCCGGGCCCGCGGCGAGCACCTCGCGGAATCCGCACGTCATCTCGCCGATTCCGCGAACGGCCACGCGGCCGAGAACGCGCTGGAGCGGGTCGGTTCGAAAGTCAAGCGCCGGATTCGCTGAACGGGCAGGCGCGCAACAGTTTTCAGCCGTCGGCGCACCGGCGCGCCGCCGAAGCGGACAGGTAGGCGTCGCAGATCGCGCCGACATCCCGGCCCACGTCGACGGTGACACCGGCCTCGTCGGCGCCGAGGGGCTCGAGCACCTCGAACTGCGACCGCAGCAGCGCGGCCGGCATGAAATGCCCTGCCCTGGCGGCCACCCGGGCGCCGATGAGCTCCGGCGAACCACTGAGGTGCAGGAACTCGACGCGCGGGCAGTGCGCGCGCAACCGGTCGCGGTAGGCGCGCTTGAGCGCAGAACAGCTTGCCACGCCGCCGGATCGATGGCCCGCCAACCACTCCCCGACCGCGTCCAGCCACGGGCGGCGATCGTCGTCGTCGAGCGGTTCGCCCGCGGCCATCTTGGCGATGTTGGCCGGCGGGTGCAGGATGTCGGCGTCGACGAACGGGACCCGCAACCGTTGCGCCAGCGCCGAACCCACCGTCGACTTGCCCGCGCCGGAGACACCCATGACCACGATCGGCGGCGGCACACCGGCCCCGGCTCGGCTCACCTGCTCGCCAGGTTGCGGTTCCACTCCACCCAGCCGACGCCGCGACGGCCGTCCGTGGCGGTGACGGTGACCCAGGCGCGCGGGAACTGGCTCACCCGCCCGTCGGCGGAGACCAGCCGAACCGGCGCCTGGCCGCTCACCTCGATGTCCGCGGCGATCCCGCCCGGGTCGAAGACCACAGTCGCGTCCAGCGGTAGACCGTTGGCGCCGAATGCTTCCCGCGAGTCAACCGTGTGCACCTCGGTGACATTGTGGTCGGGGTCCTGGACGTAGCCGAAGCTGAACGCCGGGGCCCCGGGGATGCGGATGTTCACGCCGTGCAGGTGCGTGCCGTCGTCGAGGTGCAGCGCGCTCCATATCCAGTCCATGCTCCACCAGTCGCGCACCCCCCAGGAGTGGTCGCGCTGTCCGGGCACGGAGGCGACGCGGTAGCTGGTGCCGTCCACGCTGACAGTGCCCGAGACCGTGCACGGGATCTCGTAGCGCGTCGTGAGCCGGTACTTGTACGGGGCGCCGTCGGTGGTCCACACCAGCTGCATCGTCATCTCGACCGGACTTCCCGGCTCCCCGCGCAACAGGGCCGAGGGGTCGTCGTACGCCCGGGCCTGCGCGCGGAGGTCGACGCGGTAGGTCCGCAGCGCGGCGGTGGCCGAGTGACCCAGCTCGACGGTGTCGGTGGCCACCACCCACGGGTCCGCGGGCAGCGGAACCAGCGCGTCGACGGCCACCGTCGCCATGCCGGGGCCGCACAGCAGCGCGTGCACCAGGGCCTGCCGCTGGTTGGCGATCAGTCCGAGGCGGAACCAGCCGCCCAATCCCTGTGCGGGATCGGCGAAGTCGGCATACCAGCTTTCGCTCCACAGCGGTTCGGCGGTCGGGGCGTGCGCAAGTTCGTCGTCCTCGTCCGGTCGCAGCGACTCGGGTGCCTTCGCGGCCGGCAGCGTCGCCAACGCGTCGGTGTCGATCACGTGCTCACAATGCCGTTGCAGCATCGTCATGAACATCCGGTCACCGCGCTCGGTGCGCTCCACCAGCATCGAGGAGACGATCGCCATCATCACCCCGAAAAAGCTCTGGCGGCGCACACCTTCGGCTACTTCGGCCAGGCCGATGGGGGCGTCGGGTCCCAGAGCCTCGTGGTAGGCGCGCAGCAACGCGTCGTAGTGCTCCCGACGGTCCGGCGGCGACAGCGCGCACCCCAGGAAGTAGGCCAGGTCGGTCAGCGCGGGGCCCCACGAGACGGTCTGCCAGTCGACCACGGTCAACGCGCGGTCGGCCCCCTCGCTGCCGAACAACATGTTGTCCAGGCGGTAGTCCCCGTGCACCAGCCCCTGGATCCGGTCCGGCTCGGACTCCTGCGCCAGGTACCCGTCGAACGAGGCCACCAGCCGTTCGCACACCACGCGGTGCGCCGGCTCGATCTGCTCGCCGTAGCGGTCGACGAAACCGGCATACAGCGGGGCGACCATCGCCTGGCTCAGCGGCGACTCGCGGTTGAGCCACGGCGCCTCGGCCAGCGCCGGATCCCCGAGCAGCGGGCCGTGCAGCCGTCCCAGCTCCTCGACGCCCAGTCGTGCCTGTTCCGTTGTGGCGCCGGCGATCTCGTCGCCGACGACGGCCGGACCCGCGTCGCCGAGCAGCAGGTCGAAGACGCCGGTCGTGGTGTCGACCGCGGCGTGGTAGCAGGGCGCGACCGGGCCACCCAGACGTGGCGCGATGTCGCCGTAGAAGCAGACCTCACGTTCGTAGAGACCCAGCGCGAGCCCGGTCTGGCGACTCATCGGATCGGTCGCGGCGACCTTCAGCACCACCGACTCGGGCCGGTCGGGGCCGGCCGGCCCGTCCGCGTAGCCGAGCCGCACCCGGTAACACTCGCTCATCTGGCCGGTGCCGATGCGCTCCACGGTGAAATCCGCGACGGGTGCGCCGATCGCCGCGCTCAACCAGGAGGCCGTGAGGTCGTCGGGGCCTTCGATGACTTGCTCGGTGTCGGCGTGCATGGGGGTCAGCGTGCCAGGTCAACGCGCCAGTGAAAAGCCTTCCCAGGCCCTCCGGCGATGCGGATGCGGGTCGAACTCGACGCGGCTCCTGCGGTCGAAAACCATGACGGCGCGGTCCTCGGCGATGTAGGCGGGCCAGTCGTCGCCGGGTACCCCGGTGCGGCTGAAGGTCCGCCAGCGGCGCTGCACCTCGTTGCTGACCCGCAGCGCGGCCCGGCGGTCGGCCGCGGCCGTCAGCAACGCGCCGAACCGGGTCCGATAGATGTCGAAGACCGCGAACAACTCGGTGGCATGCGTGGCGCCCAGACCCGACCAGCGCAGGGTCCGCGGGGCGTAGTCGTAGCGGTACAGGTAGGTGGGCGCGTGGGCGCCGTGGGCCTCGGCGATCTGCCAGGCCGCCGAGCCGAACGCGAAGTCCCCGCCGAGCTGGATACACGCCGACGACGCGGGGTAGTCGGGGTAGGCGGCGGTGATGCGTTCGCGCGCAGCCGGTTCGGCGTCGGCCAGCAGCTCCTCGATCATCGACTCGTTGGTGGGCAGCATCCGCAGGAAGCGGGTGAACAACCTGCCCTCCTCGGCGTTGGTGCCCACGACGAGCGGCACCCGATGCGCATGCCCGCGCCGCATCGCCTCGACGGGGTCGGCGGGCAGGACGTCGTCACCGAAGACGGGACCGATCGGGAAGGCACCCAGCCTGTCCTTCATGCCCTGGTCGAGCAGGCGGTGCTGCGCATCGACCAGCTGCTGCGGCGAGGCCTGCAGCAGGGCCTGCGCGGCGCCCCGGGGCCGGGCCCCGAGCAGTTCGGCGAAGCGGGTCGCGAACTCGGCGGCGGTCTCCTTGGGCCGCGTCATGCCCGAGGCCGGACTTTCGGCGATCGCGCGGGTGAACAACCCTGCGGCGGCGGGCACCGCCAGCAGCGTGGCGGTGATGTGCGCGCCCGCGCTTTCGCCGAAGACGGTGACGTTGTCCGGGTCGCCGCCGAAGGCCGCGATGTTGTCGCGTACCCACTGCAGCGCCAGTACCAGGTCGCGCAGGAAAAGGTTTCCGTCGATTTGGACGTCGGGTGTCGACAGCGACGACAGGTCCAGGCAGCCCAGCGCCCCGAGCCGGTAGTTCGCCGACACGTAGACGCACCCGCGGCGCGCCAGCGCCGCACCGTCGTAGAGCGGCGTCGCCGAGCTGCCCAGGATGTACCCGCCACCGTGGATGAAGACCATCACCGGTAGCGGCTCCGCGCCGCCGGATTCGGGGGTGACGACGTTGAGGGTGAGGCAGTCCTCGCTCATCGGCTGGTACTTGCCGACCCCGAGCAGGGTGTATCGCCGCTGCTGGGGCGCGCAGTTGCCGAATCCGTGGCAGTGCCGCACCCCCGACCACGGCCGCGCGGGCTGCGGCGCGCGGAAGCGCAGCGGCCCCAGCGGGGGGCGGGCATAGGGGATGGATCGCCAGCGGTGCACCCCGTCGCGGGTGAAACCTTCGACGGCGCCGGCGGCCGTGTGCGCGCGGACGGTGCGCTCATGCATGTCCCGACCGTAACCGACACGACGCGCACAACGCGCGCGCAGCGCCGCATTCGGGGCTGGTTCGTGGCTCGGCGGTTAGCCTGGCCCAATGCGGATCGCCGCGCTGGTCGCGCTGACGTTGCTGGTCGCCGGATGCTCACACGGCGACCCCGGTCAGCCCCCGCCTACCGGCCAGGCGCCTGAGACCTCCCCGACGACGAGCACCACCGCCTCTGGGCGGCCCGCCCCGCCGGCCGCGCACGCCGCGATCTCGGAGGTGATCGCCTGGATCGAGGCGGGTCACCCCGCCGACCCCGCCGGCTTCCACACCGTGACGCGCGACGGCGTTGTAACCCCACTGGGCGGCGACGTCGCCTTCACCGCACAGGCCGGCAAAGTCGCGTGCATGACCGACGCCAAACACACCGGGCCCGCGCCCGTTTGCCTGGTCGAGTTGACGAATCCCCCGCCCGCGCCAGCGACCGCCTACGGCGAATGGAAAGGCGGGTGGGTCTTCTTCGACGGGACGAACCTGCAGGTGGGCGCGGCCCGCGGCGACCCCGGTCCCTTCGTCGACGGTGACGGGCCCGTGCTGGCCGACGGTGATTCGCTGTCTTTCGGCGACTACCGCTGCCGGGCCGACCGGTCCGGCCTGTTCTGCGTGAACTACGCCCACCGCTCGGCGGTGCGGTTCGGCACGGCCGGCATCGAGCCGTTCGGCTGCCTGCAGCCCGTGCCGCCGCCCGACGGCGTCGGCCTGGCGTTCGCCTGCCCGCCATGATGGGCGAACACGTCGAGAATCGGTCGTGACCTTGGCCTCTGTCCGGCGGCGCCGGCCCGCCGCGGCCGAATCGCGGGTTCGGCCGCCGAAGCCGAGCGCGACCTGACGCTGCTGGGGCTGCTCGCGCTGGAAGACCCGCCGCGCCAGGCGCTGCCGCGCCGCGGCCACGTGGTTGCCATGACCGGCGTCGGGGTCAACGACGCGCCGGCCCTGCGCGAAGCGGCAATCGGGGTGGCCATGGGCCGGTCGGGCACCGACGTGGCCCGCGAAGCCGCCGACCTGGTGCGGCTCGACGACAACATCAGCACCATCGTCGCCGCCGTCGAACAGGGCCGGGCCACGTTCGCCAACCTGCGCCGCTTCCTCACCTATCACCTCGACAACGTGGCCGAGCTCGCCCCGTTCGTGGTCTGGGCGCTCAGCGCCGGGACGTTCCCCCTCTCGATCGGGGTGCTGCAGGTGTTGGCGCTCGACATCGGCACCGACGTCCTGACCGCCCTGGCCCTGGGGGCGGAGTCGGCCGCCGCGCACGTGCTCGAACGGCCCCGGCGCACGGACACCTGCTGGATCGGCGACTGTTCGCGCGCGTTCGGGGTGCTGGGCCCGGCCGAGGCCGCCGTAAAGCGCGGCGCCTTCCTGGCCGCGTTCCTCGCCCTCGGCTGGCGGCCGGGTGCGCCCTTCCCGCACGGTCCGGCGCTTCTCGCAGCCTCTGGGGCCGCGTTCACCGCCGTGGTGTTCGGGCAGGTGGCCAACGCCTTCGCCTGCCGCAGCACGACGCGCCCCGCCTGGACCGTGGCGCGGCGGACCACCCGCCTGCTGCTGGTCGCCGTCGGCGCCGAACTCGCCATGCTGGCGGCCTTTTTGTATCTGCCACCTGCTCGGCCAAACCGGCCCGACGTGGGCCGGCTGGCTGACCGCCCTGCTCGCCGTGCCCGCCGCCGACACGATCCACAAGCGGCTCCGCGGACGTGGCGCGGTGACAGCACGCGTCACCAGCTGACCGGAAGCTCCTTCATGCCGTAGATGTCGGCCTCTTTGAAGCTCAGCTCCTCCGGCGGTACGGCCAGTTTCAGCCCGGGCAGCCGCCGCGCCAGCGTGGCGAACGCGACCTGCATCTCGACCCGCGCGAGGTTCTGGCCGATGCACTGGTGCGTACCGTAGCCGAAACCCAAGTGCCCCCGGTTATTCCGGCCAGGATCGAAGGTCTCCGGGTGGTCGGTGAACTCGGGATCCCAGTTGCCCGCGGGCAGGTTCATGACGAGGAAGTCCCCGGCACGAACCACTTGGCCGCCGAGGGTCAGGTTCTCGGTCGCCACGCGATCGACCTGGCTGTGCACGATGCTGAGGTAGCGCATCAGTTCCTCGACGACGTTCGCTGCCGCCGACGAGTCACCGGTCTCGCCGAGCCGGCGGAACACGTCGGGATTGTCCAGCAGCGCAACGGTTCCCAGCGAGATCATGTTCGCGCTGGTCTCGTGGCCGGCCAGCATCATCACCACACCGGTCATGGCCGCGGTCTCGCGGGTGAGCTGGCCGGTCATGACGTACCCGGTGACCAGGCGGCTGATCAAGTCGTCACCGGGGTCGTGGACCCGGCGCTCCACCAGCTCGTGGATGTAGACGTACATGGCCCCGAACGACTCGGCCCGCTGCTCGTCGGTTGCGCTCGTCTGCAGCCCCACCGTCGAGTGGTGCTGGAACAGCCCCAGGTCCTCAGCTGGCACACCCAGCAGCATCGCGATGACCAGCGAGGGCACCGGCAGCGCGAAGTCACGCACCAGGTCCGCGGGCGGCCCGCCGGCGATCATCCTGTCGAGGTGCTGGTCGACCAGATCCTGGATCTGCGGGCGCATGGCCTCGCAGCGCCGGAAGGTGAAATCGCGAGTCATCATGCGCCGCAACCGATGATGCTCGGGATCGTCGACCCGCGCGAACATCACCGGGATGGTGCTGTCAGGTCCCGCCGGCTTCAGGGCGGCCGGGATGGTGTCGGCGGACAAGCGCGGATCCAGCAGCGCCGCCCTGATGTCGCGGTAGCGACTCACCGCCCACGCCGGCCGCCCGTGATACATGACCCGCCGCAGCCCCGGCTCGTCGCGCCAGTCCACGAACTCGGCCGGGGCGGCAAGGGGACAGTGTTCGGCGCGCGGGAGGGGGATGGCCGGCAAGTCGGTTCCGGGGCAGAAGTCCGAAGTCGTTGTCATCACCGGGCTTTCCCATTAAGTGTCAGATGGCTGCCAATTCGATCGAGCGTAGAACCCGGCCAACCGACCGTCAACTGTCAGTTACCCTGAGACGATGACGGCGGTTGAAGATCGGCCGCTCCGGTCCGACGCGGCGCGCAACGTTGCGCGCATTCTGCGCAGCGCACGCGCGGTGTACAGCGAGTTGGGCCCTGACACTCCCCTCGAGACCGTCGCCCGCCGCGCGGGCGTGGGGGAACGGACCCTCTACCGGAGGTTCCCGACCAAAGCCGCCCTGGTCCGCGCCGCCCTGGATCAGGGCATCGCCGAGGACCTCACGCCGGTGATCGAGGAGGCCCGCCGAGCCGACGACCCACTACAAGGCCTCGCCCAGCTGATCGAGGCGGCGATCTCCCTCGGCGCGCGCGAACACAACCTCCTGACCGCCGCACACCGGACCGGATCGCTGACCCCCGACATCTCGGTCGCGCTCAACGACGCCCTCAACGACCTTGTCCGCCGGGGCCAGCGGTGCGGCCGTGTTCGCGACGATCTGGTGGCCGACGATCTGCCCCGGCTGGTCGCGATGCTCTACAGCGTGCTGTCGACGATGGATTCCGCCGGCGGTGGCTGGCGCCGCTACGTCGCCCTCGTCCTCGACGCGCTATCCCTCGACGAGCGCCGGCCGCTCCCCCCGGCGCCCGCTTTCCGTTATGCGTCCGGGCCGAACAGCTGGCCGCTCTAGTCCGAGTTCACGCGGACGAAC is part of the Mycobacterium sp. HUMS_12744610 genome and encodes:
- the pncA gene encoding pyrazinamidase PncA, whose translation is MRALVIVDVQNDFCEGGALAVAGGAALASAINDYLAAGPGYRHVVATKDCHVDPGDHFSDRPDFSSSWPPHCLAGTPGADFPPGLDTGPIEAVFCKGAHAAGYSGFEGVDEDGTSLLAWLRRRGVDAVDIVGIATDHCVRRTAEDAARAGLATRVLVDLTRPVAADSAARALAAMRAAGVELVEAA
- a CDS encoding DoxX family protein, encoding MLIRRIARPLLSAVFIGQGIDSLLNPKAAAEAAAPAVGGLQSLPDPVGSSVPSDPQTVAQITAAVQVGGGLLLATGRMPRVASAALAFTVLPGNLGAHMFWSETDPQRKAEKRKDFLTDLSLLGGLMIAAADTAGKPSLGWRGRRAAERLTDKVSSALPDLSDTVGPDLDELGEKIVHGLQARAERGRELAGEAVERAEPLTKKARKRGEKLASQAAEIAEQPWARSALERGRDLADTARARGEHLAESARHLADSANGHAAENALERVGSKVKRRIR
- a CDS encoding gluconokinase translates to MGVSGAGKSTVGSALAQRLRVPFVDADILHPPANIAKMAAGEPLDDDDRRPWLDAVGEWLAGHRSGGVASCSALKRAYRDRLRAHCPRVEFLHLSGSPELIGARVAARAGHFMPAALLRSQFEVLEPLGADEAGVTVDVGRDVGAICDAYLSASAARRCADG
- a CDS encoding phosphotransferase, yielding MHADTEQVIEGPDDLTASWLSAAIGAPVADFTVERIGTGQMSECYRVRLGYADGPAGPDRPESVVLKVAATDPMSRQTGLALGLYEREVCFYGDIAPRLGGPVAPCYHAAVDTTTGVFDLLLGDAGPAVVGDEIAGATTEQARLGVEELGRLHGPLLGDPALAEAPWLNRESPLSQAMVAPLYAGFVDRYGEQIEPAHRVVCERLVASFDGYLAQESEPDRIQGLVHGDYRLDNMLFGSEGADRALTVVDWQTVSWGPALTDLAYFLGCALSPPDRREHYDALLRAYHEALGPDAPIGLAEVAEGVRRQSFFGVMMAIVSSMLVERTERGDRMFMTMLQRHCEHVIDTDALATLPAAKAPESLRPDEDDELAHAPTAEPLWSESWYADFADPAQGLGGWFRLGLIANQRQALVHALLCGPGMATVAVDALVPLPADPWVVATDTVELGHSATAALRTYRVDLRAQARAYDDPSALLRGEPGSPVEMTMQLVWTTDGAPYKYRLTTRYEIPCTVSGTVSVDGTSYRVASVPGQRDHSWGVRDWWSMDWIWSALHLDDGTHLHGVNIRIPGAPAFSFGYVQDPDHNVTEVHTVDSREAFGANGLPLDATVVFDPGGIAADIEVSGQAPVRLVSADGRVSQFPRAWVTVTATDGRRGVGWVEWNRNLASR
- a CDS encoding carboxylesterase/lipase family protein, which codes for MHERTVRAHTAAGAVEGFTRDGVHRWRSIPYARPPLGPLRFRAPQPARPWSGVRHCHGFGNCAPQQRRYTLLGVGKYQPMSEDCLTLNVVTPESGGAEPLPVMVFIHGGGYILGSSATPLYDGAALARRGCVYVSANYRLGALGCLDLSSLSTPDVQIDGNLFLRDLVLALQWVRDNIAAFGGDPDNVTVFGESAGAHITATLLAVPAAAGLFTRAIAESPASGMTRPKETAAEFATRFAELLGARPRGAAQALLQASPQQLVDAQHRLLDQGMKDRLGAFPIGPVFGDDVLPADPVEAMRRGHAHRVPLVVGTNAEEGRLFTRFLRMLPTNESMIEELLADAEPAARERITAAYPDYPASSACIQLGGDFAFGSAAWQIAEAHGAHAPTYLYRYDYAPRTLRWSGLGATHATELFAVFDIYRTRFGALLTAAADRRAALRVSNEVQRRWRTFSRTGVPGDDWPAYIAEDRAVMVFDRRSRVEFDPHPHRRRAWEGFSLAR
- a CDS encoding cation transporting ATPase C-terminal domain-containing protein; the protein is MTGVGVNDAPALREAAIGVAMGRSGTDVAREAADLVRLDDNISTIVAAVEQGRATFANLRRFLTYHLDNVAELAPFVVWALSAGTFPLSIGVLQVLALDIGTDVLTALALGAESAAAHVLERPRRTDTCWIGDCSRAFGVLGPAEAAVKRGAFLAAFLALGWRPGAPFPHGPALLAASGAAFTAVVFGQVANAFACRSTTRPAWTVARRTTRLLLVAVGAELAMLAAFLYLPPARPNRPDVGRLADRPARRARRRHDPQAAPRTWRGDSTRHQLTGSSFMP
- a CDS encoding cytochrome P450 produces the protein MTTTSDFCPGTDLPAIPLPRAEHCPLAAPAEFVDWRDEPGLRRVMYHGRPAWAVSRYRDIRAALLDPRLSADTIPAALKPAGPDSTIPVMFARVDDPEHHRLRRMMTRDFTFRRCEAMRPQIQDLVDQHLDRMIAGGPPADLVRDFALPVPSLVIAMLLGVPAEDLGLFQHHSTVGLQTSATDEQRAESFGAMYVYIHELVERRVHDPGDDLISRLVTGYVMTGQLTRETAAMTGVVMMLAGHETSANMISLGTVALLDNPDVFRRLGETGDSSAAANVVEELMRYLSIVHSQVDRVATENLTLGGQVVRAGDFLVMNLPAGNWDPEFTDHPETFDPGRNNRGHLGFGYGTHQCIGQNLARVEMQVAFATLARRLPGLKLAVPPEELSFKEADIYGMKELPVSW
- a CDS encoding TetR/AcrR family transcriptional regulator; the protein is MTAVEDRPLRSDAARNVARILRSARAVYSELGPDTPLETVARRAGVGERTLYRRFPTKAALVRAALDQGIAEDLTPVIEEARRADDPLQGLAQLIEAAISLGAREHNLLTAAHRTGSLTPDISVALNDALNDLVRRGQRCGRVRDDLVADDLPRLVAMLYSVLSTMDSAGGGWRRYVALVLDALSLDERRPLPPAPAFRYASGPNSWPL